The genome window CAAGCACGTCCACGTCTCGGGGCACGGGAGCGAGGAAGAGCTGAAGCTGATGCTCTCCATCGTCCGCCCGCGGTACTTCGTGCCGATCCACGGCGAGTACCGACAGCGTTCACGCTACGCGCGGCTGGCTGAGCGCCTCGCGGGAGCGTCGCCGGCGCGCCTCGGCGTGCTGCTGATCGAGAACGGTGACGTCGTGCGACTCGATGGCGAGACAGGACAGGTGGCCGCGCGCGTGCCGACGGGAAGGGTGCTCATCGACGGCCCCGGCATCGGCGAGGTTGCCGATGAGGTACTGCGCGATCGCCGCCATCTCGCGGCGGACGGGCTGGTTGTGCCGGTGCTGGCCATCAACAAGCAAACGGGAGGCATCGAGGGCGTCCCCGACATCATCACGCGCGGGCTGGTGCTGGAGCCGAACGCCGACGAGCAACTGCGCGAGGCGGGACGGATCATCGTCGAGGTCCTGGACGCCATCAGCGCCGAGGAGCGCACAGACCGCGGGCTCGTGCAGGAGAAGATCCGCGTTGAACTTCGTCGGTTCTTTCGCAAACATTCCAACCGCCGGCCGCTCGTCCTGCCGGTGATCATGGAGATCTAGACCTTGGCTGGTCCGAGCCTGTCCCGTCGCGTCAGCGAGTTCCTGGGCGTCGCACTGTTTGCGATCGCCCTCATCTGGCTGATCGCCCTCGTCACCTACGAGCCCGCGGATCCGGCATGGTTCTTCAACGCCGGCCCGAGCGGCGCCCCGGCGAACTTCATCGGGCGCGTCGGAGCGTTTCTCGCCGAACTCTCGTTCCAGCTGTTCGGCTTCGCGTCGTACCTCGTGCCGATCCTGCTCGGCGTGGCCGGCTGGACCCTTTTCTGGTGCCGCAGCCTCGATGCGATCTACACCAAGGCGATCGGCACCGTGTTGCTCTTCGGTTGCTCGAGCGCACTTCTCGCCGTCGCTCTCGGCGCCGTCAATTTCTCCGGACGCGAACTGCGGGCGGGCGGCTACCTCGGCGAGTTCCTCTCGGCACGGCTCGCGCACGACTTCAATCGGACCGGCTCGATCATCGTCATCCTGACGCTGCTGGTGCTGTCGCTGATTCTCGCGACGCAGTTCTCCTTCGGACGGCTGTTCTCGTCGATCGTCCAGACCATCGCCGGCGCCTGGAGCCGGATGACCGGGCGCTGGCACGAACGGCGCGAGGCCAGACGCAAGGAACGGCAGCGTCGCGAGGTCATCAAGAAGCACACGGCCCGGAACCTCGAGGACACCAAGACCGCGGTGGTCGAGAAGGCCCCGGCGGTGGCCGTGCACCCGGTGGTGTCCGACCCCTCGCCCGCGGAAACCACGCGCGTCACGCCGGCCATCGCCAAACCGAGCGCCGCCCCGCGCCGCGCCGCCGGGATACCCTCGCCTGCAACGGCGTCCGATTTCGAGTCGCGCACACCGATCGAAAAGAAGCGGGATGGCTTCACCCTGCCGCCGTTGGCACTGCTCGACGCTCCGAAGAGCGAGCAGAAGATCGACGAGCGTGAACTGATGGAAGCCGCACGCCTGCTCGAGGAGAAGTGCCACGAGTTCTCGGTGGCCGGCAGTGTCGTCCAGATCCATCCGGGACCGGTGGTCACCACGTTCGAGTTCAAGCCCGACGCAGGCGTGAAGTACGCCAAGGTGACCGGGCTCGCCGACGATCTGTCGCTCGCCCTCAAGGCGGAATCGGTGCTCATCGAACGGATCCCGGGCAAGGCGACGGTCGGCATCCAGATCCCGAACACCAATCGCGAGGCCATCTCCCTGCGGGACATGCTCGAGTCCGACCTTTTTCGGCGCTCGGGCTCGAAGCTGACGCTGGCTCTCGGCAAGACGATCCATGGCGAGCCCTACGTCGCCGACCTCGCGACGATGCCCCACCTGCTCGTCGCCGGCTCCACCGGCACCGGCAAGTCGGTGGCGATCAACAGCATGCTCACGAGCATCCTCTATCGGGCGACGCCCGACGAGGTGCGACTGATCATGATCGACCCGAAGCGCCTCGAACTGGGGATGTACGAGGAGATTCCACACCTCTTGACGCCCGTGGTCGTCGACCCCAAGCAGGCGGCGAACGCGCTGGCGTGGGCCGTGCGCGAGATGGAGGAGCGCTACAAGACGCTGGCGGCCGAGGGCGTCCGGAACATCGAGCAGTACAACCGGAACATCCGCCAGGCGATCGAGCAGAAGCGCGAGCCGGAGGAGGGTGAAGAGTTCAGGACGTTGCCCTACATCGTCGTCGTCATCGACGAACTCGCGGACCTGATGATGGTGGCGAGCAACGACGTCGAGGAGTCGATCTGCCGCCTGGCGCAGATGGCCCGCGCGGTCGGCATCCATCTGATTCTCGCCACGCAGCGCCCGTCGGTGGACGTTGTCACCGGCTTGATCAAGGCCAACCTGCCGGCCCGTGTCTCGTTCCGCCTGATGTCGAAGGTGGACTCGCGCACCATCCTCGACGGCAACGGGGCCGAACAACTGCTCGGCAAGGGCGATATGCTCTACCTGCCGCCCGCGTCCTCGCGGCTGATCCGGCTCCACGGCCCGTACATCTCAGAGCAGGAAAGCGCGAGACTGGCCGCTTTCCTCCGGAAACAGGGCAGACCGGTCTACGACCAGACTATCACCGTGGAGGAGAAGGCTGCCGACGGCCTCACCTTCGAGAAGGACGATCTGTACGACGAAGCCGCGCGCATCGTGGTGGCCTCGGGGCAGGCGTCGATCTCGTATCTGCAGCGTCGGCTGCGAATCGGCTTCAGCCGCGCCGCCCGGCTCGTGGACATGATGGAAGCCGAAGGACTGGTCTCTCCCGCCGACGGCAGCAAGGCACGCGAGGTACTGGTCGACAAGGGCTACTTCAACGAGGTGGATACACAGCTGCGGTGAGAACCCTGGCTCGGAGCGTCGCACTCCTGTCGATGCTCGCCGTCCTGACCGCCACCGAGAGTTGGGCGGAGACGGCCCGGGAGATGTACGCCGCGGCGAAGGTGCAGGACGAGCAACTGCGCGCGGCGGACGGCGGCCCGCCGGCCTCGCGACCGGCGCTGAAGCAGTACCGGGCCGTGATCGCGGCCTACGATGCGGTGGTCCGCCGCTATCCCGCCACAGGATACGCCGACAACGCGCTGTGGCAGGGCGGGTCGCTCGCGCAGACTGCGTTCGACCGCTTCGGCCAGGCGCGCGATCGCGCGACGGCGACCCGCTTGTTCGCACTGCTCATCGAGGGCTACCCGAGCAGCTCGCTGGCAGCGAACGCCCGCGCGGCGCTCAAGCGGCTCGAAGCCCCGCCGACGGCCGCTTCGCGCCCGCTGAGGTCCGCGGCTGACAGGCCCGCAACGCCAGCCAGCGAGACCGCGGCACAGGGGGTACTGCGGAACATCCGTCGCACGCTCCGGCCGGACGTCGTCCGCGTAACGATCGAACTCGATGCCGAGATCGCGTACCGAACCGAGCGCGTTGAGAATCCGCCACGCGCACTGTTCGACCTTCCCGGCACGCGGCTGGGTGGGACGATCGTCGAGGGCACCTCGACGTACACCGACGATGTCGTCCGGCACATCAGGGTCGGCCGGCGCCCGGACCAGACCACGCGCGTGGTCCTCGATCTCGACGGCGTGAAGCGCTACTCGGTCTCGACGCTGTCGCGGCCCTATCGGATCGTCATCGACTGCGAGCGTGAACGGCCGCTGCTCACCCCGGGCGCGACACACGCACCCGCCGGTCTGCCGTCCGGCGGGCAGTGGCCGACATCTCGAGCGGTGCCTCTCGCCGGCATCGTGCAGGCGACTCCAATCCCGCGCGACACCGTCGCGCGAACGCCCGTGCCCCACGCATTCCCCGCAGTCCGCGAGTATCCGCCGCTGCCGTCGCGGCACACGAGCCAAGGAGTGGTTACATTGGCTCGCATCGATGGCATCGACCCTCGGCTGATCCGGCCCCCTCTCGCGTCACGCCCGTGGCTGAACGCCTTCGCGCCACTGGCGCCACTGGTCCAGGCAGCCACGCGACCGACCGGCGTCGACTCGCCCACGCCCGCCGCATCGTCGACAACTGGCCGACCACGCGCGGTGCCTGCCGACGCGCCGACGGCGGCGAACGTGGATGCCGCACCCGAATCGGCTCAGCCCGAGAAGCCGATCGCGCCGGAACGCCGCCTCCCGGAGCGCACTCCTGCGCCTCCGCCGATCCGGGACGGCTACTCGCTGGCCCGACAGCTGGGGCTCGGGGCCTCGAAGATCGTGATCGACCCCGGGCACGGCGGCCGAGATCCGGGCGCTGAGGGCGCCGGGGTGTTCGAGGCGAACGTCGTGCTGGACGTCGCGCTGAGACTCGAGAAGCTCCTGAAGAGCGCCGGGATCGAAGTGGTCCTGACCCGTCGCATCGACGAGTTCGTTCCGCTCGAGGAACGGACCGCCATCGCCAACCGCGAGCAGGGCGACCTGTTTCTCTCGATCCACGCGAATGCCAGTCGGAATCGGAACGCCCGCGGTATCGAGAGCTACGTCCTGAACTTCGCGACGGACCCCGAGGCCGAGGCCGTGGCGGCTCGGGAGAACGCGGCAACCGGCCGGACGATGAGCAACCTGCCGGATATCGTGCGTGCGATTACGCTGAACAGCAAGTTGGACGAATCACGAAGCTTCGCGGCGCTCGTTCAACACCGGTTGATGGACCACCTGCGCATCGACCGTGCGCCCAGAGATCTCGGCGTGAAGCAGGCGCCCTTCATCGTCCTGATCGGCGCGTCGATGCCAAGCGTTCTCGCGGAGATCTCCTTCATCACCAACAGCCAGGAAGGACGCCTGCTGAAGACGGGGGCGTATCGGCAGTCGGTCGCAGAGGCGTTGTTCGACGCGGTGCGGGGCTACCAGAAATCACTGAAGACCGCCCAATCGTTGGGGCCACATCAGTAGCGGACCGCGGAATCGGGTATCGCGGGCGGTTCCCGTCCCGAGCCGAAGGGCGCATGGTACAATCACCGACAGTGATGTTCGCACTTGCCAGCCAGCCGATGACGCCGGTGATCGTGAAGATCGTGCAGGAGCCGGCCAAGGAAATCAGTGTCGCCGACATCCTGCTCGGTTCGGTCGGAATCACCGCGTTGTTCTTGATCGGCGCCGCACTGCTCGGTTTCCTGCTCGGCGGTCTGTTCATCTGGTTCCGCCATCGGCAGATCGTTCGCGAGGCCGTTGGAATCGAAGGCAATCCGTACCGCCTCAATCTACCCACCGAGCCGCCATCCGAACACTCGTAGACCATCGAGCGATCGACGTCCCGGCGCGCCGTCGCCAGGCCCCGGTGCCGCGGGCTATGCTGGCGGGTTCGACGCGAGGTCCAATGCCAGATCCACCAACGTGCGCACGCCGTAGCCTGTGGCGCCCTTGGGCTGGTACGGCTTGGCGTCGCTGTTCCAGGCCGGCCCTGCGATGTCGATGTGCGCCCAGGGGCGATCCACCGCAAATTCCCCGACGAACAGCGCGCCAGTGATTGCGCCGCCATACCGGGTGCCGCTGTTGACCGTGTCCGCGATCTCACTCTTCAACTGCTCGCGTTCTTCATCGATCAGCGGCAGCGGCCAGACCCGCTCCCCGCAGCGGTCCGCCGCGCCGCGCACCCGATCGCGCCAGCTGTCAGGCCGGCCAAACAACCCCGCAGTGCTTCTGCCGAGGGCCACCGCACAGGCGCCGGTCAACGTGGCGATATCGACCAAGTGCGTCGCACCCAGTTGCTGCGCGTACCACAACGCGTCACCGAGGAGCAGCCGGCCCTCGGCGTCGGTGTTGACCACTTCGACCGTGCGCCCGCCCCCGCCGCGCAGGACGTCACCGGGCCGCGTCGCCCCGCCCCCCGGCATGTTCTCCACCGCGGGAACGACGGCGACCACACGCACGGGCACCTGCAACAGCGCGATCGCGCGCATGGCCGCCAGCACGGCGGCCCCGCCGGCCATGTCGTCCTTCATGCGCTCCATGCCGTCGGCGGTCTTGAGCGAGAGCCCCCCGCTGTCGAAGGTCACGCCCTTGCCAATCAGCCCAAGAACCGGGACGTCGCGCGCGCCCGGCGGATCGTGCCGGACGACGATTACGCGCGCCGCCTCGTGGCTGCCCCGGCCCACACCGGCGATCAAGCCCATCCCGAGTTCGTCGATGCTGTTCCCGTCGAGGACGTCGATGGTGAGCGCCGTGCCCGACACGACGTGACGAGCGCGATGGCCAAAGATGCGCGGAGACAGGAGATTCCCGGGCTCGTTCGTGAGTTCGCGGGCGAGGTTGACGCAATGCGCGATCTGACGGCCGCGATCGGCCGCGCTCGTGGCCGCAGCGAACGGACTGCCCGCGCTGCCTTGCACGACGACCGAGAATACGATGGGCGGCTGCGGCTCCTGGATGGACTTGTACTGCGCGCTGTCGTGCTCGGCCAGCGTCAGGCCTTCGCTCACCGCCTGGATCCACACCGTGTCCGGAGGTGCCGACACGCCTCCGTCAGGCATCCTGAGGACGAAGGCGACTCGGCCCGCACGCCGTTCCCGCGCCCGCAGGCCAACGACCGTCGCGAGACGACGAGCCACGTCGGGCCGATACTCCGCGGCTGCCCCACCGCCCACGAGCACGAGCCTGCGAGCGCGGAACGCCCCCTCGACGACCGGCAGCACGAAGAGCTCGTACCGCTTCCCTTTGAATTCACCTGACGTCAGCGCACGCCCGAGTTCGCCCCGCGTCGCGTCATCGACCTGGGCAACGGCAGCCGGCAGTTCACCCTCGAACAGCGGCATCGCGACCCAATCGACATCGAGCTGGTCGAGCGCAGCGGTGGATGCGGCCAGAGTGGTTGGAAGGAGTGGAAGCGCCATCGCCGGGATTATAGACCGACAGCCATGGCGCCATCCGATTGCGACCGATCCTCGGGGTAGCCCACAAAGCGCAGTCGGCTTGCAGGCTGAGTGGCCCGGGCACCCTGCACGTCCCGGCCCCTGCTACGACTGCGGATCCTCGAAGCGGCGATCCGGCGACTCCCGGCCGGGATCGCCGGTCGACAGGTCCGGCGGAAGCGGCTCCACAGGCACGTCCACCGGGGCCACCGGGACCGGCGGGACCGGCGGTTCGACCAGCCGGCCAGAGCGACCCATCCGGGTCATCAGGGCGCCGCCGAGGCCCACGGTCCACGCCGCGTACTCCACCATGAATCCGACGAACAGCAGCAACGCGCCCAGCACGGTGAGCGGGCCCCCGCCGAGCGACACCATCCGGCCAGCCACGGTCGTGCCCCAGATCAGCACGAGGCCAACGAACAGCAGCGTGAACGAAGTACCGGGCGACCATCGGAACCGGTCCTGTCCCGACCGGGCCAGCGCGGTCGCCGATCCGACGAACCCGAGCAGCAGCGCCACGAAGAATCCCAGCACGGCGAACGGCACCAGCACCAGCAGCGGGATACCGACAATGGAGATGACCAGGAGCACGACACCGATCACCAGCACTGGCACGAAGAGCAACTGCGCGAACAGGCCGATGAGCGCCGCCTTCCATGGCTGCTGCCTGACGGCAACGTCGACACGTTCGACGGCGCGCGGCGCCACGAGCAGCACGAGCGTCGCCAGCAGGGCGAACAGCGCCATGCGCAACAGCGTACCGAGAAGGCGGAACGTCCTCCAGGGACCGTCACCAAACCAAGGCGCGAAGTGCACGTCCCAGTTCCGGAGCGGCCGCACCTGGATGGCCGGCCACGAGACACCAACCTCGTTGACCCGGCCGCCCACGACCGCGCCACTCTCCCGCTCGAAGGTGCCGCCAATCACCGTCACGTCGCCATGCACGTCGGCGCGCGGCCCGAGATGCACGTTGCCGCCCACGGCCACGACGTCCTCCCGAACGCGCCCGTTGACGTCGATCGAACCGCCAACGACAACCACCGGACCGTTGACCTGCTCGTCCTCCGCCACGTGGATGTGGCCGCCCAACCGGACTCGTGCCTCGACTTCACGCCGGAACTGACGCTCGGGTTCGGCCGGAGTCGGGATCGCGGGTTCGGCGGGCGCCACGGGAGCCGGCTCCGGAGCTGGGCGCGAAACGGCATCAGGCGCTGCCTGTTGCGCCTCCGGTGCAGCAGGTGGCAGCAGCAGGCGACGCTGTGCTTCGAGGTCGAAGTACGACAGTTCGAGCACCGGGTCGGCGTCGCGGCCCAGCCGCTGACGGAGTTCTCCGCCGGTGACCACCTTCCCGTTCACGGCGATCATCCCGTCACGCAGTTCGATGTTGTCCACGCCCTCGTACCGGCCGAGCGGCACGAGCACGATGCCGTTCTGGACCGGAAGCACGCGAAAGCGCGAGACTACCGCCTCCCGGACCCGGCGTTCGGAGGCCGACGCCTGCCGGGTGTTCGACGTCTGCGCGCCGACGCCGGCTTGAGCGAGCGGGATCGACACGAGCAGCACGAGCAGCACGAGCAGCCAGGCGCTGCGGCAGAACCCGCGACCAGCTCTCCATCCGTGGCCATCCGACAGAATGCGTGACATCAGGAATACTCCTCTCGCGGAGCCAGTAAACGCTTCAGGCCAAAGCACGATCCGAGCGCCAGGAGCAGGTTCGCGGTAAGAATCGCGGGCATGGCGCCGGTGGTGGCAAGCAGTGCCGCCGCACGACCCAGGGTCACGACCACGCTCAACGCCACGCGCCCGATGTCCAGGCCGACGGCCATCGTGACGACCGCACCGTGTGCGAGGCGCGCCGCGGCGCCCGCTGCGCCAGCCATGACATCGAACGCGAGATGTGGCGAGAGCATCGCGAGCGCGACACCCATCACCACGACGGCGGTGGCCATCGTCGCGCGGATCCACGTCTCCGTCAGAAGCGTGGACAGTCGCCAGCCCGCCGACTGGTGCCAGGCCAGCATGGCCCGATCGGTAAAGGCCGGCGGCGGTTCAACGGCCGGCACGTGACGGGCGAAGAGCGCCGCAAAGTGGGTGTCCGCCGCGTCCTCGGCCCCTGCCTGTTCGGCGTCCAGCCACGTGACGAGGTCGTCGGTCTGCCAGTCGCCCATTGCCGTCATCCTCTTCATTCCTACGCTGTTCACCCGGCCCAGGTTGCACGCCGGGTCATCCCCAGCCCTGGCGGCTCAGAATCGCGGCCATTTCCGCCCGCGCCCGGTGCAGGTAGCTCTTCACCGTGCCTTGCGGAAGTCCGGTCACCCGTGCGATTTCTTCGTATCCGAGGTCCTCGTGATACCGAAGGACCACGACTTCCCTGTATTCCGGCCGGAGTCTGGCCAACGCCTTGTCCAGCGCCCGCGCCAGGTCATGCTGTTCGGCGCGGCGAGGTGCGGCGTCACTGGTCGGATCCACCAGGATCTGGCTCATCCGTGCCTGTTCCGCGGGATCCGGCTCGTCGAGGGACACCTCGGCCGGCCCCCGTCGCCGCATCGCGTCGATGGCCCGATTGTGCGCGATCCGGAGGATCCAGTTCGAGAACTTGAACTGCGGATCGAACGTGGACAGGCGCGAAAAGACTTTGAGAAAGGTCTCCTGCGCAAGATCCTCGGCCAGCGCGGGATTTCTCAGCATGCGGACGAGCAGGTTGTAGACCGGACGTTGGTGACGGGCCACCAACGCCCGGAAGGCATCATCGCTGCCGCCGAGGGCGCGTTCGACGAGTTCGGCGTCGGTCAGGTGGTCCTCACTCACGTCAACCGGACGAGTTCGAGGGCCACGAAGTTCCCCGACGCCAGCGAGAATGCGCGAATCTCCGGATCGGTACCCGGCGGGAAGCCGACGATCAG of Vicinamibacterales bacterium contains these proteins:
- a CDS encoding DNA translocase FtsK 4TM domain-containing protein, giving the protein MAGPSLSRRVSEFLGVALFAIALIWLIALVTYEPADPAWFFNAGPSGAPANFIGRVGAFLAELSFQLFGFASYLVPILLGVAGWTLFWCRSLDAIYTKAIGTVLLFGCSSALLAVALGAVNFSGRELRAGGYLGEFLSARLAHDFNRTGSIIVILTLLVLSLILATQFSFGRLFSSIVQTIAGAWSRMTGRWHERREARRKERQRREVIKKHTARNLEDTKTAVVEKAPAVAVHPVVSDPSPAETTRVTPAIAKPSAAPRRAAGIPSPATASDFESRTPIEKKRDGFTLPPLALLDAPKSEQKIDERELMEAARLLEEKCHEFSVAGSVVQIHPGPVVTTFEFKPDAGVKYAKVTGLADDLSLALKAESVLIERIPGKATVGIQIPNTNREAISLRDMLESDLFRRSGSKLTLALGKTIHGEPYVADLATMPHLLVAGSTGTGKSVAINSMLTSILYRATPDEVRLIMIDPKRLELGMYEEIPHLLTPVVVDPKQAANALAWAVREMEERYKTLAAEGVRNIEQYNRNIRQAIEQKREPEEGEEFRTLPYIVVVIDELADLMMVASNDVEESICRLAQMARAVGIHLILATQRPSVDVVTGLIKANLPARVSFRLMSKVDSRTILDGNGAEQLLGKGDMLYLPPASSRLIRLHGPYISEQESARLAAFLRKQGRPVYDQTITVEEKAADGLTFEKDDLYDEAARIVVASGQASISYLQRRLRIGFSRAARLVDMMEAEGLVSPADGSKAREVLVDKGYFNEVDTQLR
- a CDS encoding N-acetylmuramoyl-L-alanine amidase — encoded protein: MRTLARSVALLSMLAVLTATESWAETAREMYAAAKVQDEQLRAADGGPPASRPALKQYRAVIAAYDAVVRRYPATGYADNALWQGGSLAQTAFDRFGQARDRATATRLFALLIEGYPSSSLAANARAALKRLEAPPTAASRPLRSAADRPATPASETAAQGVLRNIRRTLRPDVVRVTIELDAEIAYRTERVENPPRALFDLPGTRLGGTIVEGTSTYTDDVVRHIRVGRRPDQTTRVVLDLDGVKRYSVSTLSRPYRIVIDCERERPLLTPGATHAPAGLPSGGQWPTSRAVPLAGIVQATPIPRDTVARTPVPHAFPAVREYPPLPSRHTSQGVVTLARIDGIDPRLIRPPLASRPWLNAFAPLAPLVQAATRPTGVDSPTPAASSTTGRPRAVPADAPTAANVDAAPESAQPEKPIAPERRLPERTPAPPPIRDGYSLARQLGLGASKIVIDPGHGGRDPGAEGAGVFEANVVLDVALRLEKLLKSAGIEVVLTRRIDEFVPLEERTAIANREQGDLFLSIHANASRNRNARGIESYVLNFATDPEAEAVAARENAATGRTMSNLPDIVRAITLNSKLDESRSFAALVQHRLMDHLRIDRAPRDLGVKQAPFIVLIGASMPSVLAEISFITNSQEGRLLKTGAYRQSVAEALFDAVRGYQKSLKTAQSLGPHQ
- a CDS encoding leucyl aminopeptidase, producing the protein MALPLLPTTLAASTAALDQLDVDWVAMPLFEGELPAAVAQVDDATRGELGRALTSGEFKGKRYELFVLPVVEGAFRARRLVLVGGGAAAEYRPDVARRLATVVGLRARERRAGRVAFVLRMPDGGVSAPPDTVWIQAVSEGLTLAEHDSAQYKSIQEPQPPIVFSVVVQGSAGSPFAAATSAADRGRQIAHCVNLARELTNEPGNLLSPRIFGHRARHVVSGTALTIDVLDGNSIDELGMGLIAGVGRGSHEAARVIVVRHDPPGARDVPVLGLIGKGVTFDSGGLSLKTADGMERMKDDMAGGAAVLAAMRAIALLQVPVRVVAVVPAVENMPGGGATRPGDVLRGGGGRTVEVVNTDAEGRLLLGDALWYAQQLGATHLVDIATLTGACAVALGRSTAGLFGRPDSWRDRVRGAADRCGERVWPLPLIDEEREQLKSEIADTVNSGTRYGGAITGALFVGEFAVDRPWAHIDIAGPAWNSDAKPYQPKGATGYGVRTLVDLALDLASNPPA
- a CDS encoding polymer-forming cytoskeletal protein, with amino-acid sequence MSRILSDGHGWRAGRGFCRSAWLLVLLVLLVSIPLAQAGVGAQTSNTRQASASERRVREAVVSRFRVLPVQNGIVLVPLGRYEGVDNIELRDGMIAVNGKVVTGGELRQRLGRDADPVLELSYFDLEAQRRLLLPPAAPEAQQAAPDAVSRPAPEPAPVAPAEPAIPTPAEPERQFRREVEARVRLGGHIHVAEDEQVNGPVVVVGGSIDVNGRVREDVVAVGGNVHLGPRADVHGDVTVIGGTFERESGAVVGGRVNEVGVSWPAIQVRPLRNWDVHFAPWFGDGPWRTFRLLGTLLRMALFALLATLVLLVAPRAVERVDVAVRQQPWKAALIGLFAQLLFVPVLVIGVVLLVISIVGIPLLVLVPFAVLGFFVALLLGFVGSATALARSGQDRFRWSPGTSFTLLFVGLVLIWGTTVAGRMVSLGGGPLTVLGALLLFVGFMVEYAAWTVGLGGALMTRMGRSGRLVEPPVPPVPVAPVDVPVEPLPPDLSTGDPGRESPDRRFEDPQS
- a CDS encoding sigma-70 family RNA polymerase sigma factor, coding for MSEDHLTDAELVERALGGSDDAFRALVARHQRPVYNLLVRMLRNPALAEDLAQETFLKVFSRLSTFDPQFKFSNWILRIAHNRAIDAMRRRGPAEVSLDEPDPAEQARMSQILVDPTSDAAPRRAEQHDLARALDKALARLRPEYREVVVLRYHEDLGYEEIARVTGLPQGTVKSYLHRARAEMAAILSRQGWG